A single region of the Halorussus gelatinilyticus genome encodes:
- a CDS encoding YihY/virulence factor BrkB family protein: protein MTSLAEAYEENVGEVGNVRLLYLGVGLFAAGALLVVLGILVATTSLHATLGLGVLGAREVAGVLAGLGVPAVFVGIFSVLPASERVRAAAAIGAGVSILGVALFTYAYPRHWAGYNRQLTLPVVAVYFFGVLVTFGCLFVAVVNFKTRNDPGGTVTLEVAHEGEVRTVEVRKGELDEFEDIENLNALQTELADSAAGDPENDPDPVSTDPSETGLGGVAFMGATPDGETPTQTNQPSGRSATGASGRGARPTSDGGTTANDIRSPLDDADAPTRTQGTTDAYCGNCQYFKYVRTNEGMKPHCGFYGREMDDMDACEEWQPNG, encoded by the coding sequence ATGACAAGCCTCGCGGAGGCCTACGAGGAGAACGTCGGCGAGGTCGGGAACGTCCGACTCCTCTACCTCGGGGTCGGTCTGTTCGCCGCGGGGGCGCTGCTCGTCGTCCTCGGCATCCTCGTCGCCACGACGAGTCTACACGCGACCCTCGGCCTCGGCGTGCTGGGTGCCCGAGAGGTCGCGGGCGTCCTCGCGGGACTCGGCGTCCCCGCCGTGTTCGTCGGCATCTTCAGCGTCCTGCCGGCGAGCGAGCGCGTCCGGGCCGCGGCCGCCATCGGCGCGGGCGTCTCGATACTCGGCGTCGCGCTGTTCACCTACGCCTATCCGAGACACTGGGCGGGCTACAACCGACAGTTGACGCTCCCGGTCGTCGCCGTCTACTTCTTCGGCGTACTGGTCACGTTCGGCTGTCTGTTCGTCGCCGTGGTCAACTTCAAGACGCGAAACGACCCCGGCGGTACCGTCACGCTCGAAGTCGCTCACGAGGGCGAGGTCCGGACCGTCGAGGTCCGGAAGGGCGAACTGGACGAGTTCGAGGACATCGAGAACCTGAACGCGCTCCAGACGGAACTCGCCGACTCGGCCGCCGGCGACCCGGAGAACGACCCCGACCCCGTCTCTACCGACCCGAGCGAGACCGGTCTCGGCGGCGTCGCGTTCATGGGCGCGACGCCCGACGGCGAGACCCCGACACAGACCAACCAGCCGAGCGGTCGGTCGGCGACGGGCGCGTCGGGCCGCGGCGCGCGTCCGACCAGCGACGGCGGGACCACCGCGAACGACATCCGGTCACCGCTGGACGACGCCGACGCCCCGACCCGGACGCAGGGCACCACCGACGCCTACTGCGGCAACTGCCAGTACTTCAAGTACGTCCGGACCAACGAGGGGATGAAGCCCCACTGCGGTTTCTACGGCCGCGAGATGGACGACATGGACGCCTGCGAGGAGTGGCAGCCGAACGGCTGA
- a CDS encoding DUF7839 domain-containing protein has translation MADVLENKRAATRFRILAEIAERQPAVSQGEIAEAVGVTSQAVSEYIRALVEEELVEKEGRSRYTVTKEGVDWLLQEATDVRRYADHVTDDVLGSVQEEAAIATDDVSEGEAVTLSLRDGLLHATPGEEGPATGVATTDAEADGDVGVTGFEGIIDFEPGTVTVYQVPPVRSGGASATDARTLAGACESADLVAATGVEAVVALRRADCDPATTFAAGEVAAEAAGRGLDAVVVATADIVGRVTDALRDGNIAYEVSELSS, from the coding sequence ATGGCCGACGTTTTGGAGAACAAGCGCGCCGCGACGCGGTTCCGCATCCTCGCCGAGATCGCCGAGCGCCAACCCGCGGTGAGTCAGGGCGAGATTGCAGAGGCGGTCGGCGTGACGAGTCAGGCCGTCAGCGAGTACATCCGGGCGCTGGTCGAGGAGGAACTGGTCGAGAAGGAGGGTCGCTCGCGCTACACCGTCACCAAGGAGGGCGTCGATTGGTTGCTGCAGGAGGCCACGGACGTTCGCCGGTACGCCGACCACGTCACCGACGACGTGCTGGGGAGCGTCCAAGAGGAGGCCGCCATCGCCACCGACGACGTCTCGGAGGGCGAGGCCGTCACGCTCTCGCTGCGCGACGGCTTGCTCCACGCGACGCCCGGCGAGGAGGGTCCCGCGACGGGCGTCGCCACCACCGACGCCGAGGCCGACGGGGACGTTGGCGTGACCGGTTTCGAGGGCATCATCGACTTCGAACCCGGCACGGTCACGGTGTATCAGGTGCCGCCGGTCCGGTCGGGCGGCGCGTCGGCCACCGACGCCCGGACGCTCGCGGGGGCCTGCGAGTCGGCAGACCTCGTGGCCGCGACGGGCGTCGAGGCCGTGGTGGCGCTCCGGCGCGCCGACTGCGACCCCGCGACGACCTTCGCCGCCGGCGAGGTTGCGGCCGAGGCCGCGGGCCGGGGTCTCGACGCGGTGGTGGTCGCCACCGCCGACATCGTGGGACGAGTCACCGACGCGCTACGGGACGGTAACATCGCCTACGAAGTCTCGGAACTCAGTTCCTGA
- a CDS encoding NAD-dependent epimerase/dehydratase family protein: MNVAITGAAGRVGREALLALCGHDVTPITHRDHDELEGPTLDVTDREAFAEALAGQDALVHLAGNPSPDADWESVFGPNVGGTYNAYEAARENDLDRVVFASSNHAVQMHNAADPAEPESLREDARTVRPDDPTRPDSYYGVSKVAAESLGDFYADRHGLEVVNLRIGWLMDEDELRETQTGDESEEAKRFARAMWLSPGDCREVVERAVDADLPESPVVAHAVSRNDDRYLSLTETMRKLDYRPRDDSAEAVEA, translated from the coding sequence ATGAACGTCGCAATCACCGGTGCCGCTGGCAGGGTCGGCCGCGAGGCGCTACTGGCGCTGTGCGGCCACGACGTGACGCCCATCACCCACCGAGACCACGACGAGTTGGAAGGGCCGACCCTCGACGTGACCGACCGCGAGGCCTTCGCCGAGGCGCTGGCGGGGCAGGACGCGCTGGTCCACCTCGCGGGGAACCCCTCTCCAGACGCCGACTGGGAGAGCGTCTTCGGACCCAACGTCGGCGGAACCTACAACGCCTACGAGGCCGCCCGCGAGAACGACCTCGACAGGGTGGTCTTCGCGTCCTCGAATCACGCGGTCCAGATGCACAACGCCGCCGACCCCGCGGAGCCGGAGTCGCTGCGCGAAGACGCCCGGACAGTCCGCCCCGACGACCCCACGCGCCCGGACTCCTACTACGGCGTCAGCAAGGTCGCCGCCGAATCTCTCGGGGACTTCTACGCCGACCGCCACGGTCTCGAAGTCGTGAACCTCCGCATCGGCTGGCTGATGGACGAGGACGAACTGCGCGAGACGCAGACGGGCGACGAGAGTGAGGAGGCGAAGCGGTTCGCTCGCGCGATGTGGCTGAGTCCCGGCGACTGCCGGGAAGTGGTCGAGCGCGCGGTGGACGCCGACCTCCCGGAGTCGCCCGTCGTCGCACACGCCGTCTCGCGGAACGACGACCGCTACCTCTCGCTGACCGAGACGATGCGGAAGCTGGACTACCGGCCGCGAGACGACTCCGCGGAGGCAGTAGAAGCCTGA
- a CDS encoding J domain-containing protein has product MPEWLAVGLWLSVGVGVLIGAIFVAGARLYPNRPSNATYTTGEGRRRVEIRQYLSAIGEEFAEDHFVEGQHVAFYLPKRDVAITFDAQAYFRIERSPTYAVLVEHEMPGMHLGDRLPFETPDITGDEDDERVDPTEAAFAILGVPHGASLAEVKRAYRRKVKEVHPDHGGDREEFQQVREAYTAAKNRVS; this is encoded by the coding sequence TTGCCAGAATGGCTGGCCGTCGGTCTCTGGCTGTCGGTCGGGGTCGGCGTCCTCATCGGCGCAATCTTCGTCGCAGGGGCGCGCCTCTACCCGAACCGGCCCTCGAACGCGACCTACACCACGGGCGAGGGCCGACGCCGCGTCGAAATCCGCCAGTACCTCTCGGCCATCGGCGAGGAGTTCGCCGAGGACCACTTCGTGGAGGGCCAGCACGTCGCGTTCTACCTGCCGAAACGCGACGTCGCCATCACCTTCGACGCGCAGGCGTACTTCCGCATCGAGCGGTCGCCGACCTACGCGGTCCTCGTGGAACACGAGATGCCCGGCATGCATCTGGGCGACCGCCTGCCGTTCGAGACGCCGGACATCACCGGCGACGAGGACGACGAGCGCGTGGACCCCACCGAGGCAGCCTTCGCCATTCTGGGCGTTCCTCACGGCGCGTCGCTCGCCGAGGTCAAACGCGCCTACCGGCGGAAGGTCAAGGAAGTTCACCCGGACCACGGCGGCGACCGCGAGGAGTTCCAGCAGGTCCGGGAGGCGTACACCGCGGCGAAGAATCGGGTGAGTTAG
- a CDS encoding proteasome assembly chaperone family protein — translation MDELDIEVVADPDLQDPVLVEGLPGVGHVGKLAAEHLLEEKESELVRRIYSEHFPPQVSVEDDGTTGLACAKIHAVELDERDLLVLTGKHQASDNTGHYRLTDAFLDVAEEFGVETVYALGGVPTGELMDEYDVLGAATDAEFVEELEDVDVEFREDEPAGGIVGTSGLLLGLGERRGFRAACLMGETSGYLVDPKSARAVLEVLEAVLEFEVNFDSLEERADDMEDVANKIQEMENQQSGMATDENLRYIG, via the coding sequence ATGGACGAACTCGACATCGAGGTTGTCGCCGACCCAGACCTACAGGACCCGGTTTTGGTCGAGGGCCTGCCGGGCGTCGGCCACGTCGGAAAACTGGCGGCCGAACACCTCCTCGAAGAGAAGGAAAGCGAGTTGGTGCGACGGATATACTCCGAACACTTCCCGCCCCAGGTCAGCGTCGAAGACGACGGGACGACGGGGCTCGCCTGCGCGAAGATTCACGCGGTCGAACTCGACGAGCGTGACCTGCTGGTGCTGACCGGCAAACACCAAGCCAGCGACAACACCGGCCACTACCGACTGACCGACGCGTTCCTCGACGTGGCCGAGGAGTTCGGCGTCGAGACGGTCTACGCGCTCGGCGGCGTCCCCACCGGCGAACTCATGGACGAGTACGACGTGCTGGGCGCGGCCACCGACGCGGAGTTCGTCGAGGAGTTGGAAGACGTGGACGTCGAGTTCCGCGAGGACGAACCTGCAGGCGGCATCGTCGGCACGAGCGGACTCCTCCTCGGACTCGGCGAACGCCGCGGCTTCCGGGCGGCGTGTCTGATGGGTGAGACCAGCGGCTACCTCGTGGACCCCAAGAGCGCCCGCGCGGTCCTCGAAGTCCTCGAAGCGGTGCTGGAGTTCGAGGTCAACTTCGACTCGCTCGAAGAACGCGCCGACGACATGGAGGACGTGGCGAACAAGATTCAGGAGATGGAGAACCAGCAGTCCGGGATGGCGACCGACGAGAATCTGCGGTACATCGGCTGA
- a CDS encoding 30S ribosomal protein S27e: protein MAGNFYKVQCPDCDNEQVVFGKAATEVACAVCGATLARPTGGDAEFEGEVIETVERRSASSRTESDETVEAQ from the coding sequence ATGGCAGGAAACTTCTACAAGGTGCAGTGCCCCGACTGCGACAACGAACAGGTCGTCTTCGGCAAGGCCGCGACCGAGGTCGCCTGCGCCGTCTGCGGCGCGACCCTCGCCCGGCCGACCGGCGGCGACGCCGAGTTCGAAGGCGAAGTGATCGAGACCGTGGAGCGTCGCTCCGCGAGTAGTCGGACCGAGTCCGACGAGACAGTGGAAGCTCAATGA
- a CDS encoding DUF7344 domain-containing protein, whose protein sequence is MTVQDQTPDREDRLDPGEIHNVLRNDRRRRAIQRLRESDGPISVDALAEHIAAAETGESPPPRDVRKSVYVSLHQTHLPKLDDLGIVEYDQRDQQLELRDRAEQVEVYMEVVAEDDISWATYYLGVSLLGLVTLSAVRFDLLFVSSFGIAFWSWYFLALFALSASYHAYSERDHRLFDS, encoded by the coding sequence ATGACAGTACAGGACCAGACTCCCGATCGCGAGGACAGACTCGACCCCGGCGAGATTCACAACGTCCTCCGGAACGACCGACGTAGACGTGCGATACAGCGGTTGCGAGAGTCCGACGGGCCGATATCGGTCGATGCGCTCGCGGAACACATCGCCGCCGCCGAGACCGGTGAGTCGCCGCCGCCCCGAGACGTGCGCAAGAGCGTCTACGTGTCACTCCACCAGACTCACCTGCCGAAACTCGACGACCTCGGTATCGTCGAGTACGACCAGCGCGACCAGCAACTCGAACTCCGCGACCGGGCCGAACAGGTCGAGGTGTACATGGAGGTCGTCGCCGAGGACGACATCTCGTGGGCGACCTACTATCTCGGAGTAAGTCTACTGGGTCTGGTCACGCTCTCGGCGGTCCGGTTCGACCTTCTTTTCGTCTCGTCGTTCGGTATCGCGTTCTGGTCGTGGTACTTCCTCGCCCTGTTCGCGCTCTCGGCGTCGTATCACGCCTACTCGGAGCGCGACCACCGGCTGTTCGACTCCTGA
- a CDS encoding 50S ribosomal protein L44e, which translates to MQMPRRFNTYCPHCKAHEEHEVQKVRTGRSTGMKWDQRKQREGSKGIGNRGRFSKVPGGDKPTKKTDLKYLCSECGKAHLREGWRAGRLELED; encoded by the coding sequence ATGCAGATGCCACGACGCTTCAATACGTACTGCCCGCATTGCAAGGCTCACGAAGAACACGAGGTCCAGAAGGTCCGAACCGGTCGCTCGACCGGCATGAAGTGGGACCAGCGTAAGCAGCGCGAAGGCTCGAAGGGTATCGGGAACCGCGGTCGGTTCTCCAAAGTGCCCGGTGGCGACAAGCCCACGAAGAAGACCGACCTGAAGTACCTCTGCAGCGAGTGCGGCAAGGCCCACCTCCGCGAGGGATGGCGCGCCGGCCGACTCGAACTGGAGGACTAA
- a CDS encoding RNA-protein complex protein Nop10 — MKSDIFVCSAWRDEHPRPVYTLSTTCPECGAEAVNSAPAPFNPEDPHGEYRRALKERARE; from the coding sequence ATGAAATCCGACATCTTCGTCTGCTCGGCGTGGCGCGACGAACACCCGCGACCGGTGTACACCCTTTCTACGACGTGTCCGGAGTGCGGAGCCGAGGCCGTCAACAGCGCGCCCGCACCGTTCAACCCCGAGGACCCCCACGGCGAGTACCGACGGGCACTTAAGGAGCGCGCCCGCGAGTAA
- a CDS encoding twin-arginine translocation signal domain-containing protein, whose amino-acid sequence MSMNRRSFLKRSAVATTGVAALVGSSGSAAAYDVPLISTRDHYSGTTLVSGETKYSYDTNGLVPGVDTGCVGDLTVFIHGWDKKSSESDAEQAARDKIKHARDELTASGYGGQVVGYTWDNDVGGGADYGWGEAQTVAQKNGVKLAQFLVDYKYQCPNSTVRLSSHSLGAQVLLSSLRSLNGSWFTDNGYKVHSTHLLGAAQDNEAPTQETTDTYNAIRDVVTGAFNYHSHEDDTLQWIYNSIEFDQALGETGYEDGNTPAPNYTEFDATSQVGNNHSTYMKNCAAEIVSHMENAASYG is encoded by the coding sequence ATGTCGATGAATCGGCGCAGCTTCCTCAAGCGTAGCGCGGTAGCCACCACCGGAGTCGCCGCCCTCGTCGGGTCGTCGGGGTCCGCGGCGGCCTACGACGTCCCGCTGATATCGACGCGCGACCACTACAGCGGCACGACGCTCGTCTCGGGCGAGACCAAGTACAGCTACGACACGAACGGTCTCGTCCCCGGCGTCGATACCGGATGCGTCGGCGACCTGACCGTGTTCATCCACGGCTGGGACAAGAAGAGCAGCGAATCCGACGCGGAACAGGCCGCCCGCGACAAGATCAAGCACGCCCGCGACGAACTCACGGCGTCTGGATACGGCGGACAGGTCGTCGGCTACACGTGGGACAACGACGTCGGCGGCGGCGCGGACTACGGCTGGGGCGAGGCCCAAACCGTCGCGCAGAAGAACGGCGTCAAACTCGCGCAGTTCCTCGTGGACTACAAGTACCAGTGCCCGAACTCGACGGTCCGACTCTCCAGCCACTCGCTCGGCGCTCAAGTCCTGCTGAGTTCGCTCCGCTCGCTGAACGGGTCGTGGTTCACCGACAACGGCTACAAGGTCCACTCGACGCACCTTCTCGGAGCGGCGCAGGACAACGAAGCACCTACGCAGGAGACCACCGACACCTACAACGCCATCCGCGACGTGGTCACGGGCGCGTTCAACTACCACAGCCACGAGGACGACACGCTCCAGTGGATTTACAACAGCATCGAGTTCGACCAAGCCCTCGGCGAGACGGGCTACGAGGACGGCAACACGCCCGCGCCGAACTACACCGAGTTCGACGCCACCTCGCAGGTCGGTAACAACCACTCGACGTACATGAAGAACTGCGCCGCCGAGATCGTCTCGCACATGGAGAACGCCGCCTCCTACGGGTGA
- a CDS encoding MFS transporter, which yields MGETSGGSLRLFGNREFVALASTAFARSQAYSTILIALALYADMFGTSGTVEGLFGTAFAAVQLLIVLPLGRYVDLRDSKKFLMAGLALNVVVFVGFAFVSSVEHVILLRVVQGFSASILWLTGTTVVGEISPDESRGLWIGTYNQVGAFSSLLGDVFGGLLLFLYDFEVTYAVLSVITIGAFLSVFAFLRDNPGGRADPEEASGYETLSDLMGRRAIKALVFFRGSFSVGKMAVIIFLPIFARTEFGINAFVIGGIMAGGKLTKSLTQGKVGDLTDRVGEKYRFILAGALVYAVGTALIPLAKYADGYVSEMTLSAFGRSLALPGAFFVLFAAYAILGVADSLRLPASMALFVEEGEHFDAVGSSLSLRSIAWKVGQVGGPVLVGAIWDATSVLVAFWTAAAFIVVSAVVFAAMFTMEPAPEHVATPADD from the coding sequence GTGGGAGAGACGAGCGGCGGGTCGCTCCGCCTCTTCGGGAACCGCGAGTTCGTGGCGCTCGCCAGCACCGCGTTCGCCCGGAGTCAGGCCTACTCTACGATTCTAATCGCGCTGGCGCTGTACGCCGACATGTTCGGGACCTCCGGCACGGTCGAGGGACTGTTCGGCACCGCGTTCGCGGCGGTCCAGTTGCTCATCGTCCTGCCGCTCGGTCGGTACGTGGACCTGCGGGACTCCAAGAAGTTCCTCATGGCGGGGCTGGCGCTCAACGTCGTCGTGTTCGTCGGGTTCGCGTTCGTCTCCAGCGTGGAACACGTCATCCTGCTCCGGGTCGTGCAGGGGTTCTCGGCGAGCATCCTCTGGCTGACCGGCACCACCGTCGTCGGCGAAATCAGCCCCGACGAGTCGCGCGGCCTCTGGATAGGCACGTACAATCAGGTCGGCGCGTTCTCTAGCTTGCTCGGCGACGTGTTCGGCGGCCTGCTCCTGTTCCTCTACGACTTCGAGGTGACCTACGCGGTCCTGTCGGTCATCACTATCGGCGCGTTCCTCTCGGTGTTCGCGTTCCTCCGGGACAACCCCGGCGGCCGCGCCGACCCCGAGGAGGCCTCCGGATACGAGACCCTCTCGGACCTGATGGGACGCCGGGCTATCAAGGCCCTCGTGTTCTTCAGGGGGTCGTTCAGCGTGGGGAAGATGGCGGTCATCATCTTCCTGCCCATCTTCGCCCGGACCGAGTTCGGCATCAACGCCTTCGTCATCGGCGGCATCATGGCGGGCGGGAAGTTGACGAAGTCGCTCACGCAGGGGAAGGTCGGCGACCTGACCGACCGCGTCGGCGAGAAGTACCGCTTCATCCTCGCGGGCGCGCTCGTCTACGCCGTCGGCACCGCGCTCATCCCGCTCGCCAAGTACGCCGACGGCTACGTCTCGGAGATGACGCTCTCGGCGTTCGGGCGGTCGCTGGCACTCCCCGGCGCGTTCTTCGTCCTCTTCGCGGCCTACGCGATTCTCGGCGTCGCCGACAGCCTCCGGCTTCCCGCGAGCATGGCGCTGTTCGTCGAGGAGGGCGAACACTTCGACGCGGTGGGGTCGAGCCTCTCGCTTCGCTCCATCGCGTGGAAGGTCGGACAGGTCGGCGGCCCGGTGCTGGTCGGGGCCATCTGGGACGCGACCTCGGTCCTCGTCGCGTTCTGGACCGCGGCGGCGTTCATCGTCGTCTCGGCGGTCGTCTTCGCCGCGATGTTCACGATGGAACCCGCGCCCGAACACGTCGCCACGCCCGCGGACGACTGA
- a CDS encoding HAH_0734 family protein — MKRLIIHGNPGIRKNAIIDYDGDEVVCFAISRQGDWHGPDEPQLWCVIGSEDEREDFEKRNYVPHWLDTESVDAEAIDVIKRADDIAVS; from the coding sequence ATGAAGCGACTCATCATCCACGGGAATCCCGGCATCCGGAAGAATGCCATCATCGACTACGACGGTGACGAAGTCGTCTGCTTCGCCATCAGTCGGCAGGGCGACTGGCACGGCCCGGACGAACCCCAACTGTGGTGCGTCATCGGCTCGGAGGACGAGCGCGAGGACTTCGAGAAGCGCAACTACGTGCCCCACTGGCTCGACACCGAGTCCGTGGACGCCGAGGCCATCGACGTCATCAAGCGCGCCGACGACATCGCCGTCTCGTAG
- a CDS encoding putative toxin-antitoxin system toxin component, PIN family produces the protein MNRPTVVFDTNVLVGELAFPDEPLACVALAESGDVEVAVSPALLREFAAVLAYDHLPLPSGRRAETVERVLDVARVVEPAVEIDAAADPDDDVLECAVAACADCVVSDDSHLRDCDGVAGVAVRTREAFLGRFGDPP, from the coding sequence GTGAACCGGCCGACCGTCGTCTTCGACACCAACGTCCTCGTCGGGGAACTCGCCTTCCCCGACGAGCCGTTAGCCTGCGTCGCGCTCGCGGAGTCGGGCGACGTCGAAGTCGCCGTCTCGCCCGCTCTCCTCCGGGAGTTCGCGGCAGTCCTCGCCTACGACCACCTGCCGCTCCCGTCCGGACGCCGCGCCGAGACCGTCGAGCGCGTCCTCGACGTCGCCCGCGTGGTCGAACCCGCGGTCGAAATCGACGCCGCGGCGGACCCCGACGACGACGTCCTCGAATGCGCGGTCGCGGCCTGCGCCGACTGCGTGGTCTCGGACGACTCCCACCTCCGGGACTGCGACGGCGTCGCGGGCGTCGCCGTCCGCACTCGCGAGGCGTTTCTCGGCCGCTTCGGCGACCCGCCGTGA
- a CDS encoding translation initiation factor IF-2 subunit alpha, producing the protein MKYSGWPDTGELVVGKIDEIEDFGVFVDLSEYEDKRGLIHVSEVASGWIKNIRDHVNEGQTVVCKVLDVDTGAQQIDLSLKDVNDHQRSEKIQEWKNEQKADNWMELAFGEDVDDDKYAHVANELLAEFGGLYGGFEQAAIHGPEALSDTDLTDEEVTQIVDTARENVSVPYVTVTGYVDLESASSGGVDDIKEALQAAEGNGDIPDEIDLEVTYVGAPEYRIRVQAPNYKTAEDQLKESAARAEKAIESVGGTGSFHRDRQTEEEQ; encoded by the coding sequence ATGAAGTACAGCGGCTGGCCCGACACCGGCGAACTCGTCGTCGGCAAGATAGACGAAATCGAGGACTTCGGCGTCTTCGTAGACCTCTCGGAGTACGAGGACAAGCGGGGTCTCATCCACGTCAGCGAAGTCGCGTCCGGATGGATAAAGAACATCCGCGACCACGTCAACGAGGGCCAGACGGTCGTCTGCAAAGTGCTGGACGTGGACACGGGCGCACAGCAGATCGACCTCTCGCTCAAAGACGTCAACGACCACCAGCGCTCCGAGAAGATTCAGGAGTGGAAGAACGAGCAGAAGGCCGACAACTGGATGGAGTTGGCCTTCGGCGAAGACGTGGACGACGACAAGTACGCCCACGTCGCCAACGAACTCCTCGCGGAGTTCGGCGGTCTCTACGGCGGCTTCGAGCAGGCCGCGATTCACGGTCCCGAGGCGCTCTCGGACACCGACCTCACCGACGAGGAGGTCACCCAAATCGTGGACACCGCCCGCGAGAACGTCTCGGTCCCCTACGTCACGGTCACGGGGTACGTGGACCTCGAGAGCGCGTCGAGCGGCGGCGTGGACGACATCAAAGAGGCGCTACAGGCCGCCGAAGGGAACGGCGACATCCCCGACGAGATCGACCTCGAAGTCACCTACGTCGGCGCGCCCGAGTACCGCATCCGGGTGCAAGCACCCAACTACAAGACCGCCGAGGACCAGCTCAAAGAGAGCGCGGCCCGCGCGGAGAAGGCCATCGAGTCGGTCGGCGGTACCGGGTCGTTCCACCGTGACCGACAGACCGAAGAAGAGCAGTAG
- a CDS encoding Mut7-C RNAse domain-containing protein, producing the protein MADDSGDRPPSAGGSASRRAPADAPLLLDVMLGKLTTYLRMCGYDAAYALDRGVEADEKLVEIAREEGRLLVTRDVQLAERADGLLLASKSVTDQLRELAEEEFALELSEPSRCAECNGALVAVREADSTPEYAPDSAEIRVWRCPDCGQHFWEGSHWESVEATLRDL; encoded by the coding sequence CGACCGGCCGCCGTCAGCGGGCGGGTCCGCGTCGCGTCGCGCACCCGCCGACGCCCCGCTCCTGCTCGACGTGATGCTCGGCAAGCTGACGACGTACCTCCGGATGTGCGGCTACGACGCGGCGTACGCGCTCGACAGGGGAGTCGAGGCCGACGAGAAGTTGGTCGAGATAGCGCGCGAGGAGGGCCGCCTGCTCGTCACGCGAGACGTGCAACTGGCCGAGCGCGCGGACGGCTTGCTCCTCGCGTCGAAGTCGGTGACCGACCAGTTGCGGGAACTGGCCGAGGAGGAGTTCGCGCTCGAACTCTCGGAGCCGTCGCGGTGCGCGGAGTGCAACGGCGCGTTGGTCGCGGTCCGCGAAGCCGACTCGACGCCGGAGTACGCGCCGGACTCCGCCGAGATTCGAGTCTGGCGGTGTCCGGACTGCGGGCAGCACTTCTGGGAGGGAAGTCACTGGGAGTCGGTCGAGGCGACGCTTCGAGACCTCTGA